In Amaranthus tricolor cultivar Red isolate AtriRed21 chromosome 3, ASM2621246v1, whole genome shotgun sequence, a single window of DNA contains:
- the LOC130807573 gene encoding tetraspanin-7-like has protein sequence MVDISAKDIAKLNSDQICVLFLFLMEYATTGSAIVYGLNLLCTTSSASAGFRFYGIILIIIGVVLMILCYVSCSLARETELAILKSMCCSVPLFIALAALGIFALSVSSKGGGQTIPGRSYKEYHVESYSKWMQNKVNNLHHWENYYKKSLLKSNVCDNFYHKYELDTIDEFHKRSLDAFESGCCKPSEDCNFNYTSPSIWVKPIDGNYTNIDCNRWSNDENTLCFDCQSCKAAFLQDVTTQWFTPGVIFVVLAAKHLLIGLCVIGLSDVQFGPSSQGYRLTV, from the exons ATGGTTGATATTAGTGCAAAAGACATAGCTAAATTAAATAGTGATCAAATATGTGTTTTATTCCTTTTTCTTATGGAGTATGCAACTACAGGATCAGCAATCGTGTATGGTTTAAATCTACTTTGTACAACTAGCTCTGCTTCAGCAgggtttcgtttttatggaatCATTCTAATCATCATCGGAGTTGTTCTCATGATTCTCTGCTATGTGAGCTGCTCACTTGCTCGAGAGACTGAACTTGCAATACTAAAATCCATGTGTTGTTCAGTGCCTTTGTTTATAGCTCTTGCGGCATTGGGGATTTTTGCCTTGTCTGTCAGCAGTAAAGGTGGTGGACAAACCATACCCGGGAGATCTTATAAGGAGTATCATGTGGAGTCTTATTCTAAGTGGATGCAAAATAAGGTTAATAATTTACATCATTGGGAGAACTACTACAAGAAATCTCTTCTTAAGAGTAATGTTTGTGataatttctatcataaatATGAGTTGGATACTATTGATGAGTTTCACAAAAGATCTTTGGATGCTTTTGAG TCTGGATGTTGCAAGCCCTCTGAAGATTGTAACTTCAATTACACAAGTCCATCAATCTGGGTAAAGCCAATAGATGGAAACTACACCAACATTGACTGCAACAGATGGAGTAATGATGAAAACACACTATGTTTTGATTGCCAATCATGCAAGGCTGCATTTCTTCAAGACGTAACGACTCAATGGTTCACTCCGGGTGTCATTTTTGTTGTTCTTGCAGCTAAGCACTTGTTGATCGGTTTATGTGTCATTGGTTTATCTGATGTTCAATTTGGCCCATCATCTCAGGGTTACCGACTTACAGTTTAG
- the LOC130807574 gene encoding tetraspanin-8-like, producing the protein MNCNEIPKWIIIFIISISIIAIIGSGVWLLYQPSDMCLGDKSIGMMYGVVAVGFSLIFIFICCLSCGCCGKDDGRMMIATSCSSFGLLVIIIYVSVYAFIYSTLAFGSLQKEITSPESWMDIKHCLYQQTQLCSDFQRNYANDSPHQFFARHFPLIQSGCCKPPQECKMNFSSPTVWVETGNGTYTNADCYKWDNDPKKLCYNCEVCKHNFAQEVKKSWSISSSITVLAWLMLVLVITSIMIYSNKRSGNYTELV; encoded by the exons ATGAATTGTAATGAAATACCGAAATGGataatcatattcataataAGCATATCAATCATAGCAATAATAGGAAGCGGAGTATGGTTATTGTATCAACCAAGCGACATGTGCCTTGGAGATAAGAGTATCGGTATGATGTATGGAGTTGTTGCTGTTGGTTTTTCCCTTATATTCATCTTTATTTGTTGCCTTTCATGTGGGTGTTGTGGTAAAGATGATGGCAGAATGATGATTGCTACTTCTTGTAGTAGCTTTGGGTTGTTGGTCATCATCATATACGTGTCTGTTTATGCATTTATATACAGCACTCTTGCGTTTGGGTCCTTACAGAAGGAGATTACAAGTCCTGAAAGTTGGATGGATATTAAACACTGTCTTTATCAACAGACTCAATTGTGTTCTGACTTTCAGCGCAACTATGCTAATGATTCTCCACATCAGTTTTTTGCAAGACATTTCCCTCTAATCCAG TCAGGATGTTGCAAACCACCCCAAGAGTGTAAGATGAATTTCTCAAGCCCAACCGTGTGGGTAGAAACTGGAAATGGCACCTATACGAACGCTGACTGTTATAAATGGGATAATGATCCGAAGAAGCTTTGTTACAACTGTGAAGTATGCAAGCATAACTTTGCCCAAGAAGTTAAGAAAAGTTGGAGCATCAGTAGTTCAATCACCGTATTAGCATGGCTCATGCTTGTTTTAGTTATTACATCTATAATGATTTATTCAAACAAAAGAAGTGGTAATTATACTGAACTAGTTTGA